In one Streptomyces venezuelae genomic region, the following are encoded:
- the tdh gene encoding L-threonine 3-dehydrogenase produces the protein MKALVKEKAEPGLSLKDVPEPVIGHGDVLIKVLRTGICGTDLHIRAWDGWAQQAISAPLVVGHEFVGEVVETGRDVADIKIGDRVSGEGHLVCGKCRNCLAGRRHLCRATVGLGVGRDGAFAEYVALPASNVWVHRVPVDLDVAAIFDPFGNAVHTALSFPLVGEDVLITGAGPIGLMAAAVARHAGARNVVVTDVSEERLELARKVGVSLALNVADATIADGQRELGLREGFDIGLEMSGNPRAMRDMVANMTHGGKIAMLGLPAEEFAVDWSRIVTSMITIKGIYGREMFETWYAMSVLLEGGLDLAPVITGRYGHRDFEAAFDDAASGRGGKVILDWTA, from the coding sequence TTGAAGGCGCTGGTCAAGGAGAAGGCGGAGCCGGGTCTCAGCCTGAAGGACGTACCGGAGCCGGTCATCGGCCACGGTGATGTGCTGATCAAGGTGCTCCGCACCGGGATCTGCGGGACGGACCTGCACATCAGGGCGTGGGACGGCTGGGCGCAGCAGGCGATCTCCGCGCCGCTGGTGGTCGGGCACGAGTTCGTCGGCGAGGTAGTGGAGACCGGCCGTGACGTCGCCGACATCAAGATCGGCGACCGGGTCAGCGGCGAGGGCCACCTGGTGTGCGGCAAGTGCCGCAACTGTCTGGCCGGGCGGCGCCACCTGTGCCGCGCCACGGTCGGGCTCGGGGTCGGGCGCGACGGCGCCTTCGCCGAGTACGTGGCGCTGCCCGCGTCGAACGTGTGGGTGCACCGCGTCCCCGTGGACCTCGACGTCGCCGCGATCTTCGACCCGTTCGGCAACGCCGTGCACACGGCCCTGTCGTTCCCGCTGGTCGGCGAGGACGTCCTGATCACCGGGGCGGGACCGATCGGCCTGATGGCGGCGGCCGTCGCCCGGCACGCGGGCGCCCGCAACGTCGTGGTCACCGACGTCAGCGAGGAGCGCCTGGAGCTGGCCCGCAAGGTCGGCGTCAGCCTCGCCCTCAACGTGGCGGATGCGACGATCGCCGACGGCCAGCGCGAGCTCGGCCTGCGCGAGGGCTTCGACATCGGCCTGGAGATGTCCGGCAACCCGCGCGCGATGCGCGACATGGTCGCCAACATGACCCACGGCGGCAAGATCGCCATGCTCGGCCTGCCCGCCGAGGAGTTCGCCGTCGACTGGTCGCGGATCGTCACCTCGATGATCACCATCAAGGGCATCTACGGCCGCGAGATGTTCGAGACCTGGTACGCGATGTCGGTGCTGCTCGAAGGCGGCCTCGACCTGGCCCCCGTCATCACCGGACGGTACGGCCACCGCGACTTCGAGGCCGCGTTCGACGACGCGGCGAGCGGCCGCGGCGGCAAGGTCATCCTCGACTGGACCGCCTGA
- a CDS encoding glycine C-acetyltransferase, which translates to MFDSVRADLQATLDEIRAAGLHKPERVIGTPQSATVAVTSGGRPGEVLNFCANNYLGLADHPDVVAAAHEALDRWGYGMASVRFICGTQEVHKELEARLSAFLGQEDTILYSSCFDANGGVFETLLGAEDAVISDALNHASIIDGIRLSKARRFRYANRDLADLEQQLKEATEGGARRKLIVTDGVFSMDGYVAPLAEICDLADRYDAMVMVDDSHAVGFVGPGGRGTPELHGVMDRVDIITGTLGKALGGASGGYVAARAEIVALLRQRSRPYLFSNTLAPVIAAASLKVLDLLESAGDLREHLAANTALFRSRMTEEGFDVLPGDHAIAPVMIGDAAVAGRMAELLLERGVYVIGFSYPVVPQGKARIRVQLSAAHSTEDVNRAVDAFVAARAELEQESGRA; encoded by the coding sequence ATGTTCGACTCCGTACGCGCAGACCTCCAGGCCACCCTCGACGAGATCCGCGCCGCCGGTCTCCACAAGCCCGAGCGCGTCATCGGCACCCCGCAGTCCGCGACCGTCGCCGTCACCTCGGGCGGCCGCCCCGGCGAGGTCCTCAACTTCTGCGCGAACAACTACCTCGGCCTCGCCGACCACCCCGACGTCGTCGCCGCCGCCCACGAGGCGCTCGACCGCTGGGGCTACGGCATGGCCTCCGTCCGCTTCATCTGCGGCACGCAGGAGGTCCACAAGGAGCTGGAGGCGCGTCTGTCCGCGTTCCTCGGCCAGGAGGACACGATCCTCTACTCCTCCTGCTTCGACGCCAACGGAGGCGTCTTCGAGACGCTGCTCGGCGCCGAGGACGCGGTGATCTCCGACGCCCTCAACCACGCCTCGATCATCGACGGCATCCGCCTCTCCAAGGCCCGCCGCTTCCGCTACGCCAACCGCGACCTCGCGGACCTGGAGCAGCAGCTGAAGGAGGCCACCGAAGGCGGCGCCCGCCGCAAGCTGATCGTCACCGACGGCGTCTTCTCCATGGACGGCTACGTGGCACCGCTCGCCGAGATCTGCGACCTCGCCGACCGCTACGACGCCATGGTCATGGTCGACGACTCGCACGCCGTCGGCTTCGTCGGCCCCGGCGGCCGCGGCACGCCCGAGCTGCACGGCGTCATGGACCGCGTCGACATCATCACCGGCACCCTGGGCAAGGCCCTCGGCGGCGCCTCCGGCGGCTACGTCGCCGCCCGCGCCGAGATCGTCGCCCTGCTGCGCCAGCGCTCGCGCCCGTACCTCTTCTCGAACACCCTCGCCCCGGTGATCGCCGCGGCCTCCCTGAAGGTCCTCGATCTCCTGGAGTCCGCCGGTGACCTGCGCGAACACCTCGCCGCCAACACCGCGCTCTTCCGCTCGCGGATGACCGAAGAGGGCTTCGACGTGCTGCCCGGCGACCACGCCATCGCGCCGGTCATGATCGGCGACGCGGCGGTGGCCGGACGCATGGCCGAGCTGCTCCTGGAGCGCGGCGTCTACGTGATCGGCTTCTCCTACCCGGTGGTGCCGCAGGGCAAGGCCCGCATCCGCGTGCAGCTGTCCGCCGCGCACTCCACGGAGGACGTGAACCGCGCGGTCGACGCGTTCGTCGCCGCACGGGCCGAGCTGGAGCAGGAGTCCGGCCGGGCCTGA
- a CDS encoding M1 family metallopeptidase: MAEKRIRPLRAAIATAAAAATLALAAPAPSPAHATPATPTPGSDGVGDPLYPTLGNGGYDVRHYDLSFDFTPVTYDFAATMKIRARATQDLSSFNLDVDSLAIDRITVDGAPAAWSIAPGKTGQELTVTPARALRDRRSFDVEVTYHGNGKTKPVGLPGWRHMSDGGFASAAQASRADTFAPVNDHPSDKATWTFHLTAPKGWTPAANGNLTGRRKPPGAKETWDFSLGSPMAPELLGISVNKQAYVYGRGPHGVRLRHLVPEDQQAKYRPIVQETGGQLAWLEKTLGVRYPFDTYGVQIVRDGYGDALENQTLSLFGPGWFDRPTYSTTMVHELTHQWFGDSVTPATWQDAWLNEGPAVFYAAVWADQKGFQPIEEKMRTAYEKLDAVRKTDGPPGKPTGLGGFNIYDGAAVSLYALRQRIGQDEFDAVMKAWLIRHRHGNASTQDFVDNAVKVTGDRSVGTFLRQWLFDLDNPPMPGHPDWGGAK; encoded by the coding sequence ATGGCTGAGAAAAGGATCCGACCTCTGCGTGCCGCCATCGCGACGGCGGCCGCGGCCGCCACCCTCGCGCTCGCCGCCCCCGCCCCCTCTCCCGCCCACGCGACGCCCGCCACGCCCACCCCCGGCTCGGACGGCGTGGGCGACCCGCTGTACCCGACGCTCGGCAACGGCGGATACGACGTCCGCCACTACGACCTCTCCTTCGACTTCACGCCCGTGACGTATGACTTCGCCGCCACCATGAAGATCCGGGCGAGAGCCACCCAGGACCTGTCGTCCTTCAACCTCGACGTGGACTCGCTCGCCATCGACCGGATCACCGTCGACGGCGCTCCCGCCGCCTGGAGCATCGCTCCCGGCAAGACCGGCCAGGAGCTCACCGTCACCCCCGCCCGCGCCCTGCGCGACCGCCGCTCCTTCGACGTCGAGGTCACGTACCACGGCAACGGGAAGACGAAGCCCGTCGGCCTGCCCGGCTGGCGTCACATGTCCGACGGCGGCTTCGCCTCGGCCGCCCAGGCGTCGCGCGCCGACACCTTCGCACCCGTCAACGACCACCCCTCCGACAAGGCGACCTGGACCTTCCACCTCACCGCGCCCAAGGGCTGGACGCCCGCCGCGAACGGCAACCTCACCGGCCGGCGCAAGCCCCCCGGAGCCAAGGAGACCTGGGACTTCTCCCTCGGGTCCCCGATGGCACCGGAGCTCCTCGGCATCTCCGTCAACAAGCAGGCCTACGTGTACGGGCGCGGACCGCACGGTGTGCGGCTGCGCCACCTCGTGCCCGAGGACCAGCAGGCGAAGTACCGCCCGATCGTCCAGGAGACCGGCGGCCAGCTCGCCTGGCTGGAGAAGACCCTCGGCGTGCGCTACCCCTTCGACACGTACGGCGTGCAGATCGTGCGCGACGGCTACGGCGACGCGCTGGAGAACCAGACCCTCTCCCTCTTCGGCCCCGGCTGGTTCGACCGCCCCACCTACTCCACCACCATGGTCCACGAGCTGACCCACCAGTGGTTCGGCGACTCCGTCACCCCCGCCACCTGGCAGGACGCCTGGCTGAACGAGGGGCCCGCCGTGTTCTACGCGGCGGTGTGGGCGGATCAGAAGGGGTTCCAGCCCATCGAGGAGAAGATGAGGACCGCGTACGAGAAACTCGACGCGGTGCGCAAGACCGACGGTCCGCCCGGAAAGCCGACCGGGCTCGGCGGCTTCAACATCTACGACGGCGCCGCCGTCTCCCTCTACGCCCTGCGGCAGCGGATCGGGCAGGACGAGTTCGACGCGGTCATGAAGGCGTGGCTGATCAGGCACCGGCACGGCAACGCGTCCACGCAGGACTTCGTCGACAACGCGGTGAAGGTGACGGGGGACCGCTCCGTCGGGACCTTCCTGCGCCAATGGCTCTTCGACCTCGACAATCCGCCGATGCCCGGGCATCCCGACTGGGGTGGCGCCAAGTGA
- a CDS encoding discoidin domain-containing protein, translating to MALRPRQSADARASRLGWRQVRRRSVCGRVGGRSGVLVTALAAVLTLGSPATPASATAKPGPHIVHAAPHGTGDTCSTARPCSLTGARDAARIAAEREARDVRVELADGIYELTDPLRLGAADSGRAGHTVTWTAAPGARPVLSGGRAVDGWVKNDDGTWTAAAPEGVTPRQLFVDGRRAVRARGAACAATTCDATKDGMTGATATGIAQWKRPTGAEAVIKVRWRTYRCRIAGVAGDRITFAQPCWANSSSGTGRTGPAWDSTTVDSARYHGVAFFGNARELLDKPGEFVWDAVDRTVTYLPRAGEDPRRVHAVTPVTERLMVLEGAHDIRVDGIGFAYGAYHQPGTDEGYAGTQAGLTLTGATGPTDHAGRHYTKPVAALTVRGGRHVAVQRADFTRLGGAGVVLEAGTKDTSVTRSRFTDLSSGAAYIGDTEPDPRPELAGERNTFAYNTVRRAGVEYTDAVGIWAGYEAELNVDHNTLTDLPYSGISVGWGWNQPEARESVLRDNRVTGNRITDVMRVEHDQHDGGAIYTQGAQPGTVISGNYINRSAYGNTERDGNGIYLDEQSSYIRVERNVITRIGYKWVSNWADYGIRNLATGNWTDTDTPALAGTGSTMRDNHTELDRLPADALAVARRAGAHPERVEQLRPDLARTGRASQSSTDGDAPAAYAVDGDTSTDTRTLAEPGAWWQVDLGEVRRVGQVEVWNGASTATADFDVQLSRTADFADATTRHVGGQALRPTLLEFGGGESARFVRIRLAGTGRVALAHVLVHP from the coding sequence ATGGCTCTTCGACCTCGACAATCCGCCGATGCCCGGGCATCCCGACTGGGGTGGCGCCAAGTGAGGCGCCGCTCGGTGTGCGGCCGTGTCGGCGGCCGGTCCGGCGTGCTCGTCACCGCTCTCGCCGCTGTGCTGACCCTCGGTTCCCCGGCCACCCCTGCCTCCGCCACCGCGAAGCCGGGCCCGCACATCGTTCATGCCGCCCCGCACGGCACCGGCGACACGTGCAGCACCGCACGCCCCTGTTCGCTCACCGGTGCCAGAGACGCCGCGCGCATCGCCGCAGAGCGGGAGGCGCGTGACGTGCGCGTCGAACTCGCCGACGGCATCTACGAGTTGACGGACCCGCTGCGGCTCGGCGCTGCCGACTCCGGGCGCGCGGGACACACGGTCACCTGGACCGCTGCGCCCGGCGCCCGCCCCGTGCTCTCCGGCGGACGCGCCGTCGACGGCTGGGTGAAGAACGACGACGGAACGTGGACCGCCGCGGCCCCCGAAGGCGTCACTCCACGACAGCTCTTCGTCGACGGCCGCCGTGCCGTCCGGGCACGTGGCGCGGCCTGTGCCGCCACCACCTGCGACGCCACCAAGGACGGCATGACGGGAGCCACGGCCACCGGCATCGCACAGTGGAAGCGGCCGACGGGGGCCGAGGCGGTCATCAAGGTCCGCTGGCGCACCTACCGTTGCCGGATCGCGGGCGTGGCGGGCGACCGCATCACGTTCGCGCAGCCCTGCTGGGCCAACTCGTCGAGCGGGACCGGCCGCACCGGCCCCGCCTGGGACTCCACGACCGTCGACTCGGCCCGCTACCACGGCGTCGCCTTCTTCGGGAACGCCCGCGAACTCCTCGACAAACCCGGCGAGTTCGTGTGGGACGCCGTCGACCGCACCGTCACCTACCTCCCGCGTGCCGGTGAGGACCCGCGCCGCGTCCACGCGGTCACACCGGTGACCGAGCGGCTCATGGTCCTGGAGGGCGCCCACGACATCCGTGTCGACGGCATCGGCTTCGCGTACGGGGCCTATCACCAGCCCGGAACCGACGAGGGGTACGCGGGTACCCAGGCAGGCCTCACCCTCACCGGCGCCACCGGGCCCACCGACCACGCGGGCCGCCACTACACCAAGCCCGTCGCCGCGCTCACCGTCCGGGGAGGACGTCATGTCGCCGTCCAACGGGCCGACTTCACCCGTCTCGGCGGTGCGGGCGTCGTCCTCGAAGCGGGCACCAAGGACACCTCGGTCACCCGTTCCCGCTTCACCGACCTCTCCTCGGGCGCGGCCTACATCGGCGACACCGAGCCCGACCCGCGGCCCGAACTCGCGGGGGAGCGGAACACGTTCGCGTACAACACCGTCCGTCGCGCGGGAGTCGAGTACACGGACGCGGTGGGCATCTGGGCCGGCTACGAGGCGGAGCTGAACGTCGATCACAACACCCTCACGGATCTGCCCTACTCGGGGATCTCCGTCGGCTGGGGCTGGAACCAGCCCGAGGCCCGGGAATCGGTGCTCCGCGACAACCGCGTCACCGGCAACCGCATCACCGACGTCATGCGCGTCGAGCACGACCAGCACGACGGCGGTGCCATCTACACGCAGGGCGCGCAGCCCGGCACGGTCATCTCCGGGAACTACATCAACCGCTCGGCGTACGGGAACACCGAGCGCGACGGCAACGGGATCTACCTGGACGAGCAGTCCTCGTACATCCGCGTCGAGCGCAACGTGATCACGCGCATCGGCTACAAGTGGGTCTCCAACTGGGCCGATTACGGCATCCGGAACCTGGCCACCGGCAACTGGACCGACACCGACACACCGGCCCTCGCCGGCACGGGCTCGACCATGCGGGACAACCACACCGAACTGGACCGGCTGCCCGCCGACGCGCTCGCCGTGGCGCGGCGCGCGGGCGCCCACCCGGAACGGGTCGAGCAGTTGCGCCCCGACCTGGCCCGCACGGGCCGGGCGAGCCAGTCCTCCACGGACGGCGACGCCCCGGCCGCGTACGCCGTCGACGGCGACACGTCCACCGACACCCGCACCCTCGCCGAGCCGGGCGCCTGGTGGCAGGTGGACCTCGGCGAGGTGCGGCGCGTCGGGCAGGTCGAGGTGTGGAACGGGGCGTCGACGGCCACGGCGGACTTCGACGTACAGCTGTCGAGGACCGCGGACTTCGCCGACGCCACGACCCGTCACGTCGGCGGCCAGGCGCTGCGGCCGACGCTCCTGGAGTTCGGCGGGGGAGAGTCGGCGCGGTTCGTGCGGATCAGACTGGCGGGGACCGGGCGCGTGGCCCTCGCCCATGTGCTCGTCCATCCGTAG
- a CDS encoding polysaccharide lyase 8 family protein produces the protein MASVVVPSAAGVGTAWGAAPAPAGSDDTYDTLLTRAAAQLTGGDFDAADPDFAAALKTLDTQASGWWRQLDRSAGRTALWADLSPASDPGNFGQGYTRLRTLATAWATPATSLSGSAEALDTLLDALRFLHATGYRPGRPESGNWWFWEIGAPRALMDTCVLLRAHLPADDLSAYTATVAKFCPDPDRRTNAPSLAETGANRADKAVIVALRGLLARDSATLALARDGLSDVRDNGRNSLFQYVTSGDGFYEDGSFVQHGSVAYTGTYGSVLLGSAGQLIALLADSPWAVTDPKTSVLYEAVDRTFAPVVFDGLMMDAVRGRAISREKARDHNDGAATLSHILQLASGAPAEYARRWRAMAKGWIRRNKNTPYPGLVGIPALARAKAVLDDASIPADDRLTGHFVFADMDRVVHRRPGWTLALSLSSKRIAAYEAGNGENLHGWYTGDGMTYLYAGDDLGRFGDGFWATVDPYRLPGTTVDTRARADIGSGGGTGTYRPKNAVAGGAVLDARHGAAAMELLADGSTLRARKAWFCLDNAVVALGAGISASDGRTIETVVENRNLYADGPARRLVVDGRGRPGHDGWSARLGGARWAHLSGTGGYVFPSYPGRPGPAVDVGLRALREVRVGAWRDINTGADTGGSASPVTRRYLTLWLDHGVAPSDASYAYVLLPGASEAATAVWARSSPVRVVANDAGVQAVEARRDGLLAAHFWRPGRLGGLSVSGPGTVLVRRGRGGGVSVAVADPGRTGATVDVELPFPVRGVVRADDTVAVRPGRRGVVTVRVEGSRGHTHAAELR, from the coding sequence ATGGCGTCCGTCGTCGTGCCGTCGGCGGCGGGGGTGGGCACGGCGTGGGGCGCGGCCCCGGCCCCAGCCGGTTCAGATGACACCTACGACACCCTCCTCACCCGTGCCGCCGCGCAACTCACCGGCGGCGACTTCGACGCGGCCGACCCCGACTTCGCCGCCGCCCTGAAGACCCTGGACACCCAGGCGTCCGGCTGGTGGCGGCAGTTGGACCGGTCGGCGGGCAGGACGGCGCTGTGGGCCGACCTCTCCCCCGCCTCAGACCCCGGCAACTTCGGTCAGGGCTACACCCGTCTGCGCACGCTCGCGACGGCCTGGGCCACCCCCGCCACCTCCCTCAGTGGCAGCGCGGAGGCGCTCGACACCCTGCTCGACGCGCTGCGCTTCCTGCATGCAACCGGCTACCGCCCCGGCCGCCCGGAGTCGGGCAATTGGTGGTTCTGGGAGATCGGCGCGCCCCGCGCGCTGATGGACACGTGCGTGCTGCTGCGAGCGCACCTCCCGGCCGACGACCTCTCCGCGTACACCGCGACGGTCGCGAAGTTCTGCCCCGACCCCGACCGGCGCACCAACGCGCCCTCCCTGGCCGAGACCGGCGCCAACCGCGCCGACAAGGCCGTCATCGTGGCCCTGCGCGGTCTGCTCGCCCGGGACAGTGCCACACTGGCGCTGGCCCGCGACGGGCTGTCCGACGTCCGGGACAACGGCAGGAACAGCCTCTTCCAGTACGTCACTTCGGGCGACGGGTTCTACGAGGACGGGTCGTTCGTGCAGCACGGCTCCGTCGCGTACACGGGAACGTACGGCAGTGTCCTGCTCGGCAGCGCGGGCCAGCTGATCGCGCTGCTCGCGGACTCCCCGTGGGCGGTCACCGACCCGAAGACGTCCGTGCTGTACGAAGCGGTGGACCGGACGTTCGCGCCCGTGGTGTTCGACGGGCTGATGATGGACGCGGTGCGCGGCCGGGCGATCTCCAGGGAGAAGGCCCGGGACCACAACGACGGCGCGGCGACGCTCTCCCACATCCTGCAGTTGGCGTCCGGCGCCCCGGCAGAGTACGCACGACGCTGGCGTGCCATGGCCAAGGGCTGGATACGCCGCAACAAGAACACGCCCTACCCGGGACTCGTGGGGATCCCCGCGCTGGCCCGCGCCAAGGCCGTCCTCGACGACGCGTCGATCCCGGCCGACGACCGGCTCACCGGGCACTTCGTCTTCGCCGACATGGACCGGGTGGTGCACCGCAGGCCCGGCTGGACCCTCGCGCTGTCGCTCTCCTCGAAGCGCATCGCCGCCTACGAGGCGGGCAACGGCGAGAACCTGCACGGCTGGTACACCGGTGACGGCATGACCTATCTGTACGCCGGCGACGACCTCGGGCGGTTCGGTGACGGCTTCTGGGCGACCGTCGATCCGTACCGCCTGCCGGGCACGACCGTGGACACGCGGGCCCGTGCCGACATCGGCTCGGGCGGCGGCACCGGCACGTACCGCCCGAAGAACGCCGTGGCGGGCGGCGCCGTCCTGGACGCACGCCACGGGGCGGCGGCCATGGAGCTGCTCGCCGACGGAAGCACGCTGCGGGCGCGCAAGGCGTGGTTCTGCCTCGACAACGCCGTCGTCGCGCTCGGCGCGGGCATCTCCGCGAGCGACGGGCGCACGATCGAGACGGTCGTCGAGAACCGCAATCTGTACGCAGACGGGCCCGCGCGGCGGCTGGTGGTGGACGGGCGGGGCCGGCCGGGGCACGACGGGTGGTCCGCGCGGCTCGGCGGCGCGCGGTGGGCGCACTTGTCCGGGACCGGGGGCTACGTCTTCCCCTCATACCCGGGCCGCCCCGGTCCTGCGGTCGACGTGGGCCTGCGCGCCCTGCGCGAGGTGCGGGTCGGCGCGTGGCGCGACATCAACACCGGCGCCGATACGGGGGGCAGCGCGTCGCCGGTGACGCGCCGGTATCTCACCCTCTGGCTCGACCACGGGGTGGCGCCCTCGGACGCGTCGTACGCGTATGTCCTGCTGCCCGGGGCGAGTGAGGCCGCGACGGCGGTCTGGGCGCGGTCCTCGCCGGTGCGGGTCGTCGCCAACGACGCGGGCGTCCAGGCGGTGGAGGCGCGGCGGGACGGGCTCCTCGCCGCGCACTTCTGGCGTCCCGGGCGGCTCGGGGGGCTTTCGGTGTCGGGGCCGGGCACGGTGCTTGTTCGACGGGGGCGTGGGGGTGGCGTGTCGGTTGCCGTCGCCGATCCCGGGCGGACCGGGGCTACGGTCGATGTCGAGCTTCCGTTTCCCGTACGGGGGGTGGTCCGGGCGGATGACACGGTGGCCGTCCGGCCGGGGAGGCGGGGGGTTGTCACCGTGCGGGTGGAGGGATCTCGGGGCCACACGCATGCTGCCGAGCTGCGGTGA
- a CDS encoding Gfo/Idh/MocA family protein has translation MTDLRLGVLGYGLRGSLARTAHRPDAGARVTALADHDATARAEAAVAFPGALISSDHRKVVEDPDVDAIVVLTPDHTHAQLACEALREGKPVFVEKPLETSVEACDEILRTAHETGTRLYVGHNMRHMPVVRLMRDIIERGEIGAVKTVWVRHFVGYGGDWYFKDWHAERQYTNGLLLQKAAHDIDVLHWLAGGYTRQVQALGDLMVYGDNPHRREPGEPKADDWYTKDGHWPPHTQRGLNPVIDVEDVSLVNMRLDNGVLAAYQQCHFTPDYWRNYTVIGDAGRLENFGDGPGGVVKVWNARRSGYRGEADAEYAVPDAQDDGGHGGADPLLIDEFVRFVREGGRTDTSPVAARMAVAAGVRATQSLRNGGTPREVPGLDPELIAYFERGQTR, from the coding sequence ATGACCGACCTCCGTCTCGGCGTTCTCGGCTACGGACTGCGCGGCTCGCTCGCCCGCACCGCCCACCGGCCGGACGCGGGCGCACGCGTCACCGCGCTCGCCGACCACGACGCCACCGCCCGTGCCGAGGCGGCCGTGGCCTTCCCCGGGGCGCTGATATCCAGCGATCACCGCAAGGTCGTCGAGGACCCCGACGTCGACGCGATCGTGGTCCTCACCCCCGACCACACCCACGCACAGCTCGCCTGCGAGGCACTGCGCGAGGGCAAGCCCGTCTTCGTGGAGAAGCCGCTGGAGACGAGCGTCGAGGCCTGCGACGAGATCCTGCGCACCGCCCACGAGACGGGCACGCGGCTGTACGTCGGGCACAACATGCGTCACATGCCCGTGGTCCGCCTGATGCGCGACATCATCGAGCGCGGCGAGATCGGCGCGGTCAAGACGGTCTGGGTGCGGCACTTCGTGGGCTACGGCGGGGACTGGTACTTCAAGGACTGGCACGCCGAACGGCAGTACACCAACGGCCTGTTGCTGCAGAAGGCCGCTCACGACATCGACGTACTGCACTGGCTCGCGGGCGGCTACACACGCCAGGTGCAGGCCCTCGGCGACCTCATGGTCTACGGGGACAATCCGCACCGCCGCGAGCCGGGCGAGCCGAAGGCCGACGACTGGTACACCAAGGACGGCCACTGGCCCCCGCACACCCAGCGCGGCCTCAACCCCGTCATCGACGTCGAGGACGTCTCCCTGGTCAACATGCGCCTGGACAACGGCGTCCTCGCCGCCTACCAGCAGTGCCACTTCACGCCCGACTACTGGCGCAACTACACCGTCATCGGCGACGCGGGCCGGCTGGAGAACTTCGGCGACGGGCCCGGGGGAGTGGTCAAGGTGTGGAACGCGCGCCGGTCGGGCTACCGGGGAGAGGCCGACGCCGAGTACGCGGTGCCGGACGCGCAGGACGACGGCGGGCACGGCGGCGCGGACCCCCTGCTCATCGACGAGTTCGTGCGGTTCGTGCGGGAGGGCGGACGTACCGACACGTCGCCCGTCGCGGCGCGCATGGCGGTGGCGGCGGGCGTGCGGGCCACCCAGTCGCTGCGGAACGGCGGTACGCCCCGCGAGGTGCCTGGCCTCGACCCCGAGCTGATCGCCTATTTCGAACGTGGTCAGACCCGCTGA